A region of Pyxidicoccus parkwaysis DNA encodes the following proteins:
- a CDS encoding RCC1-like domain-containing protein has protein sequence MARLKSVTECLRQDGIVWAWGWNDSGQPSWA, from the coding sequence TTGGCACGCCTGAAGAGTGTCACGGAATGCTTGCGCCAGGACGGCATCGTCTGGGCCTGGGGCTGGAACGACTCCGGCCAGCCCTCTTGGGCGTAG